Proteins from a single region of Megalopta genalis isolate 19385.01 chromosome 3, iyMegGena1_principal, whole genome shotgun sequence:
- the LOC117229482 gene encoding phospholipid-transporting ATPase VD has translation MSEAGAQEAASGEIDRQASVYVFPGPGRPQFASNSQAASIGPVPDGTAVPGIVGTTIGAFARGDEEDAASKIRRRPRPMTHARSASHGGMLAESLTGSGLQGNAGSYLGPLSAVGATRPSALKKPGHQRAFSQGQVVDVQGHAVTGHSRVGSRTDFILPPGHREEPRPPTAGKTPSCRGHSRQASRSESIYTIRRSAEPPWWRKLWSRCCGPLPEEPRLRTIVPNHLVPPKTPRSQHPNGKRVDNRVRTTKYTVLSFLPRNLLEQFHRVANLYFIFIVLLNWVPAINAFGKEVAMIPVVFVLGVTALKDYFEDRRRLASDRRVNNFTCRVYVGEDDRYAKVAWKDVKVGDLVHLSNNELVPADVLLLRSSDPQGLAYIDSCNLDGETNLKQRQVVRGFVDLQDTFQPAKFRSVIEVDQPSTRIYRFHGAVVHPNGGRVPVSTENLLLRECLLKNTDFVEGIVIYAGHETKAMLNNGGPRYKRSRLEKQMNRDVIWCVVILLLLCVMGAIGCRLWLSGYSGLSFVPFIPVLQDPGYESMLTFWTFVIIMQVMIPLSLYVTIEMAKVGQVYHIGHDAALYDTETDRPAECRALNITEELGQVQYVFSDKTGTLTENKMLFRRCAVGGQDYSHTGEGENLMPSSRLKEDLLISTFRHNLQELLVVLAICNTVVVNSQPHYDTMNSSGVIEEPQKNGDETGRYTRMIEARSLTPSPVIPLATFSHPANNIEDNVSSISSMVEMESVLNHSTKPFSKVPRPKFLNVTSIPSLGMGLLGRKLSPNGAQKRRSPLSPVIDAARKNGDELLPAAAIYEAESPDELALVNAARAYNVKLLKRTARSAIVCLPDKSILTFEILHVLPFDSNRKCMSILVRHPLTNELILYCKGADTTIFSSLTPQEESSATTLKIRQHLQSYARQGLRTLVMAKKSLTAQEYETWRQAHTEAELAMENREHRIKDSYAVLESHLTLLGATGIEDKLQAGVPETMANLVAAGIVVWVLTGDKPETAVNIAYSARLFSPAMQLLWLQARSKTVAETLIRGYLESAKRDSMIRGNDWRDIRENVILNRDVAENDAHRIDSPWPKQRALVVDGKTLTVILDPRSGLIGSFLELTKMCTSVLACRATPLQKAYIVRIVKEQLGMRTLAIGDGANDVSMIQTADVGVGISGNEGTQAVMAADFAISRFSMLSRLLLLHGHWCYDRLSRMILYFFHKNATFVFLVFWFQLYCGFTGSVMVDQIYLMLYNLMFTSMPPLALGVYDRIASPAVLMAMPPLYKRGRLGLVYQSYSFWLTIADALYQSIVIFFINHSVYYDTAIDIWEFGTTVMSCCIVVMLAHVAIETRSWTVIHVLAILGSMGVFFGFCLIYNVVCVNCMGLLCSYWVMEMAVMRHTYWLTLMLTCVLALLPRLLYKTIKSTVSPDFAQNATFKAPLKAGSHRQRIAERSGNNFIAGWSRSTQHATIRTGSKDDALTTIVA, from the exons ATGTCCGAAGCCGGGGCGCAGGAAGCAGCGAGCGGGGAGATAGACCGGCAGGCGTCGGTTTACGTGTTCCCGGGACCGGGTCGTCCACAATTTGCGAGCAATTCGCAGGCCGCGAGCATTGGGCCCGTCCCCGACGGCACGGCGGTCCCCGGAATCGTCGGGACAACCATCGGTGCGTTCGCGAGAGGCGACGAGGAGGACGCGGCCTCGAAGATCAGGAGACGACCTCGTCCGATGACCCACGCAAGGTCTGCCAGCCATGGCGGAATGCTTGCGGAGAGCCTGACAGGCTCAGGGCTCCAGGGGAACGCGGGATCCTATTTAGGACCTCTGTCCGCTGTCGGTGCCACGAGACCCTCGGCCCTCAAGAAGCCAGGACACCAAAGGGCCTTCAGTCAAGGTCAGGTGGTCGACGTTCAAGGACACGCGGTCACCGGGCACAGCAGGGTAGGATCCAGGACGGATTTCATCCTCCCGCCTGGCCACAGGGAAGAGCCAAGGCCACCTACGGCTGGAAAGACACCCTCTTGTCGAGGTCACTCGCGGCAAGCGTCCAG ATCAGAGTCGATATACACGATAAGACGTAGCGCGGAGCCACCTTGGTGGAGAAAACTTTGGTCGCGATGCTGTGGCCCCTTGCCAGAGGAACCTCGTCTCAGGACCATAGTGCCGAACCACTTGGTACCTCCCAAGACCCCACGGAGTCAGCACCCCAATGGGAAACGGGTGGAcaatag AGTACGCACAACGAAGTACACTGTGCTGAGCTTCCTACCTCGCAACCTTCTCGAGCAATTTCACCGCGTGGCCAAtctgtattttatatttatcgttctGCTTAATTGGGTGCCAGCCATAAACGCCTTCGGCAAGGAGGTCGCCATGATACCCGTGGTCTTCGTGCTGGGCGTGACGGCGCTGAAAGACTACTTCGAAGACCGGCGAAGACTCGCCAGCGATCGTCGCGTCAATAATTTCACCTGTCGCGTCTACGTCGG GGAAGACGACAGGTATGCAAAGGTGGCGTGGAAAGACGTGAAGGTCGGCGACCTGGTTCACCTATCGAACAACGAACTGGTGCCGGCCGACGTGTTGCTTTTGCGGAGCAGCGATCCTCAGGGCTTAGCATACATCGATAGCTGCAACCTCGACGGCGAGACCAACCTGAAGCAGCGACAGGTGGTCAGGGGATTCGTCGATCTCCAGGACACGTTCCAGCCGGCCAAATTCCGCTCGGTGATCGAGGTCGATCAGCCGAGCACTAGGATCTATAG GTTTCACGGAGCCGTGGTTCACCCGAACGGCGGCAGAGTACCTGTTTCTACGGAAAACCTTTTACTCAGGGAGTGTTTGCTGAAAAACACCGACTTCGTGGAGGGCATAGTGATTTACGCCGGCCACGAGACCAAGGCGATGCTGAACAATGGCGGGCCGAGGTACAAG CGTTCCAGGCTGGAAAAACAGATGAACAGGGACGTGATCTGGTGCGTGGTGATCCTGCTGCTCCTGTGCGTGATGGGCGCGATCGGCTGCCGATTATGGTTGTCCGGCTACTCGGGATTATCGTTCGTCCCGTTCATCCCGGTCCTCCAGGACCCCGGCTACGAGAGCATGCTGACGTTCTGGACGTTCGTGATAATCATGCAGGTGATGATCCCGTTGAGCCTGTACGTGACGATTGAGATGGCGAAAGTGGGCCAGGTGTACCACATCGGGCATGACGCGGCGTTGTACGACACGGAGACGGATCGTCCCGCCGAATGCCGGGCGCTCAACATCACGGAGGAATTGGGTCAG GTTCAGTACGTGTTCTCGGACAAGACTGGGACGCTGACGGAGAACAAAATGCTGTTCAGACGTTGCGCGGTGGGTGGCCAGGACTATTCTCACACAGGTGAGGGCGAGAATTTGATGCCCTCCTCCAGACTGAAGGAGGATCTGCTGATCAGCACGTTCCGACACAATCTGCAGGAGCTGCTGGTCGTGCTGGCCATATGCAACACCGTTGTGGTAAACTCGCAACCTCACTACGACACCATGAACTCGAGCGGGGTGATCGAAGAGCCGCAGAAGAACGGCGACGAGACAGGAAG GTACACGAGAATGATAGAGGCTAGGAGTTTGACCCCTTCGCCTGTCATTCCGTTGGCCACGTTCTCGCACCCGGCCAACAACATCGAGGACAACGTGTCCTCCATATCCTCCATGGTCGAGATGGAGTCTGTCCTGAACCACTCCACCAAGCCCTTCAGTAAAGTACCAAG GCCGAAATTCCTGAACGTGACGTCCATACCGAGCCTGGGAATGGGACTGCTGGGACGAAAACTGTCGCCGAACGGCGCCCAGAAGAGGCGCAGCCCGCTCAGTCCCGTTATCGACGCTGCCAGGAAGAACGGAGACGAATTGCTACCCGCTGCTGCGATCTACGAAGCGGAAAGCCCGGATGAGCTCGCGCTGGTGAACGCGGCCCGCGCGTACAACGTGAAACTGTTAAAACGCACGGCGCGCAGCGCGATCGTGTGCCTGCCGGATAAATCTATCCTCACTTTCGAAATACTTCAC GTGCTGCCTTTCGACTCGAACAGAAAGTGCATGTCGATCCTCGTGCGACATCCGCTGACGAACGAGCTGATACTGTACTGCAAAGGCGCGGACACCACGATCTTCTCGTCGCTGACTCCTCAGGAGGAGAGTTCCGCTACCACGTTGAAGATTCGTCAGCACTTGCAGTCGTACGCGCGGCAAGGTCTCCGAACTTTGGTGATGGCGAAAAAATCTCTGACTGCGCAGGAATACGAGACCTGGCGGCAAGCGCATACCGAGGCTGAGCTGGCGATGGAGAACCGTGAGCATCGTATCAAGGACTCTTACGCCGTCCTTGAGTCGCACCTGACGTTGCTGGGGGCGACCGGGATCGAGGACAAGCTGCAGGCCGGAGTGCCGGAAACTATGGCCAATCTGGTGGCCGCAGGAATTGTGGTTTGGGTTCTCACAG GGGACAAGCCGGAGACTGCGGTGAACATTGCATATTCGGCGCGGCTTTTCTCGCCGGCGATGCAGTTGCTATGGCTGCAGGCGCGATCCAAGACGGTCGCTGAGACTTTGATACGTGGCTACCTCGAGTCTGCTAAAAGGGACAGCATGATTCGCGGGAATGACTGGCGAGACATCAGGGAGAACGTGATATTAAACCGAGACGTTGCTGAGAACGATGCGCACAGGATAGACAGTCCCTGGCCGAAACAACGGGCACTGGTCGTCGATGGGAAAACTCTGACTGTCATCTTGGACCCACGGTCAGGATTGATCGGATCGTTTCTCGAATTGACGAAGATGTGTACCAGCGTGTTGGCTTGCCGAGCGACGCCTCTGCAGAAG GCATACATAGTGCGAATTGTGAAGGAACAGCTGGGAATGAGAACCCTGGCGATAGGGGACGGTGCGAACGACGTTAGTATGATACAAACCGCGGACGTGGGAGTCGGTATCTCGGGAAACGAAGGTACACAAGCCGTCATGGCCGCAGACTTCGCCATCTCACGATTCTCGATGCTTAGCAGGCTTCTACTGTTGCACGGGCACTGGTGTTACGATCGCCTGTCCAGGATGATTTTGTACTTTTTCCACAAAAACGCCACCTTCGTCTTCCTTGTGTTCTGGTTCCAG CTGTATTGCGGCTTCACCGGATCAGTGATGGTGGACCAGATTTACCTAATGCTGTACAACCTGATGTTCACGTCGATGCCACCCCTTGCGTTGGGCGTGTACGACCGAATTGCCTCGCCAGCTGTTCTAATGGCAATGCCTCCACTGTACAAAAGAGGACGTCTCGGACTGGTCTACCAGTCGTACTCGTTTTGGCTAACGATCGCCGATGCTTTGTATCAAAGTATCGTTATCTTTTTCATAAATCACTCC GTGTACTATGACACGGCTATAGACATATGGGAATTCGGAACCACCGTGATGTCGTGCTGCATCGTCGTCATGCTTGCCCACGTTGCCATAGAGACGCGATCATGG ACTGTAATCCACGTGCTAGCTATACTGGGATCCATGGGTGTGTTCTTTGGATTCTGCTTGATTTACAATGTGGTGTGCGTGAACTGCATGGGCCTACTTTGCTCATATTGGGTGATGGAGATGGCTGTCATGAGGCATACGTACTGGCTCACGTTGATGCTCACCTGTGTTCTGGCATTGCTACCAAG GCTACTGTACAAAACCATAAAGTCGACCGTATCGCCGGACTTCGCGCAAAACGCCACGTTCAAGGCGCCGTTGAAAGCCGGAAGCCATCGACAGCGGATCGCCGAGAGGAGCGGGAATAATTTCATCGCCGGCTGGTCTCGCTCGACCCAACACGCCACGATCAG